The following coding sequences lie in one Bacillota bacterium genomic window:
- a CDS encoding LysM peptidoglycan-binding domain-containing protein: GVSLNALIAANPHIPNPNVIFPCDVLCVPGPPAQDCRVPATCPPGFQGRYTVQPGDTMFLIAQRFGVSLNALIAANPHIPNPNVIFPCDVLCVPNPGHKREDESYGEQDED; this comes from the coding sequence TGGTGTCAGCCTCAATGCGCTGATCGCCGCCAACCCCCACATCCCCAATCCCAACGTGATTTTCCCCTGCGATGTGCTGTGTGTCCCAGGACCGCCGGCTCAAGACTGCCGTGTCCCGGCGACCTGTCCCCCCGGATTCCAGGGTAGGTACACCGTTCAGCCGGGCGACACCATGTTCCTGATTGCCCAACGGTTTGGTGTCAGCCTTAACGCGCTGATTGCCGCCAACCCCCACATCCCCAATCCCAACGTAATCTTCCCTTGCGACGTTTTATGTGTACCCAATCCGGGTCATAAACGTGAGGATGAGAGCTACGGGGAACAGGATGAAGATTGA